From Streptomyces chrestomyceticus JCM 4735, one genomic window encodes:
- the dnaE gene encoding DNA polymerase III subunit alpha, with protein sequence MPDSFVHLHNHTEYSMLDGAQKLRPMFGEVARQGMPAIAMSDHGNMFGAYEFAQVAKDFEGVRPVIGIEAYVAPSSRFVRKQEFWGPGGRRAVGADGEGSKDVSGGGRFTHLTMWARNSQGLRNLFRLSTQASYEGQFPAGKPRMDRDLIAGRPEGIIATTGCPSGEIQTRLRLGQYAEARAAAAAYQDIFGREHYFLELMDHGLAIEREVRADLLRLAKDLDLPLLATNDAHYVTEDQADAHDSLLCIGVGKNKDDPDRFRFNGSGYYLKSAAEMRRLFAELPAACDNTLLVAERVESYDEVFDHVDEMPRFPDVPDGETQESWLRKEVLAGLAMRYGSPVPPHILERFETEMAVIGPMGFSSYFLVVADICRHARQHRIPLGPGRGSATGSLVAYAIRITELCPLEHGLLFERFLNPERINPPDVDLDFDDRQRDRMVRYVTEKYGDEYTAMVNTFGRIKAKNAIKDSSRILGYPYAHGERITKALPPDQNGKPAPLAAVFDPAHERYAEAAEIRRLYESEPDVRRVVDTARGVEGLTRGTGVHAAAVILSKTKLTDRIPLHMRAADGVKITGFDYPSCEAMGLVKVDFLGLRNLGVIDQAIENVRENRGVSLATVDPLDGDPATVVIPLDDPKTYRLLAEGNTFGVFQLDGGGMRVLLRQMEPTRFEDIAAVNALYRPGPMAADAHTNYAHRKTGRQEITPIHPELREALEPILGNTFHLLVYQEQIMAIARELAGYTLGGADLLRRAMGKKKPEVLAAEWDKFHDGMRSNGFSEEAVKALWDVMLPFSGYAFNKSHTAGYGLVSYWTAYLKANYPAEYMAALLTSVGDDKDKAAVYLADARKNGVRVLQPDVNESVAEFTAVGDDVRFGLRSVRNVGENVIAAVVDARRREGKFTSFADFLGKAGLPALNKRAVESLIKAGAFDSLGHSRKGLTAVHEEAVDAVIPVKKAASYGQDDLFAGLGGDGAGAGSGGPVFGLDFPVDDAEWPRRQLLATERDMLGLYVSAHPLDGAEHILAGARDCSIAELLASGRTTGEVRLSGLITGVQLKVTRQGNAWAVVQLTDRDAAVEVLFFPAAYQLVQHALAEDNVVSVQGRIDDRDGTVHVFGRELAVLDVSSAEHGGRPPVRLALPAHRITEASVRELKRILADHPGDSPVHLSVRGPHKTTVYALQATVDAATVASDVKGAFGADAWTGLA encoded by the coding sequence GTGCCGGATTCCTTCGTCCACCTGCACAACCACACCGAGTACTCGATGCTGGACGGCGCGCAGAAGCTGCGGCCGATGTTCGGCGAGGTGGCCCGGCAGGGCATGCCGGCGATCGCCATGAGCGATCACGGCAACATGTTCGGTGCCTATGAGTTCGCGCAGGTCGCCAAGGACTTCGAGGGCGTCAGGCCGGTCATCGGCATCGAGGCGTACGTGGCGCCTTCGTCCCGGTTCGTACGGAAGCAGGAGTTCTGGGGGCCGGGCGGCCGGCGGGCCGTCGGCGCGGACGGTGAGGGGTCGAAGGACGTCTCGGGTGGCGGCCGCTTCACCCACCTGACCATGTGGGCGCGGAACAGCCAGGGCCTGCGGAACCTGTTCCGGCTCAGTACGCAGGCCAGTTACGAGGGCCAGTTCCCCGCCGGCAAGCCGCGCATGGACCGCGACCTGATCGCCGGGCGGCCGGAGGGCATCATCGCCACCACCGGCTGTCCCTCCGGCGAGATCCAGACCCGGCTGCGGCTGGGCCAGTACGCCGAGGCGCGGGCCGCCGCCGCGGCCTACCAGGACATCTTCGGCCGGGAGCACTACTTCCTGGAGCTGATGGACCACGGCCTGGCCATCGAGCGGGAGGTCCGGGCGGACCTGCTGCGCCTGGCCAAGGACCTGGACCTCCCCCTCCTGGCCACCAACGACGCGCACTACGTCACCGAGGACCAGGCCGACGCCCACGACAGCCTGCTGTGCATCGGTGTCGGCAAGAACAAGGACGACCCGGACCGCTTCCGTTTCAACGGCTCCGGCTACTACCTCAAGAGCGCCGCCGAGATGCGCCGCCTGTTCGCGGAGCTGCCGGCGGCCTGCGACAACACCCTGCTGGTCGCCGAGCGCGTCGAGTCCTACGACGAGGTCTTCGACCATGTCGACGAGATGCCGCGCTTTCCGGACGTGCCCGACGGCGAGACGCAGGAGTCGTGGCTGCGCAAGGAAGTGCTCGCAGGACTCGCGATGCGGTACGGGAGTCCGGTGCCGCCGCACATCCTGGAGCGTTTCGAGACCGAGATGGCGGTCATCGGCCCGATGGGCTTCAGCTCGTACTTCCTCGTCGTGGCGGACATCTGCCGCCACGCCCGGCAGCACCGGATTCCGCTGGGTCCGGGCCGGGGCTCCGCCACCGGCTCCCTGGTCGCCTACGCCATCCGTATCACCGAGCTGTGCCCCCTGGAGCACGGCCTGCTGTTCGAACGGTTCCTGAACCCCGAGCGCATCAACCCGCCGGACGTGGACCTCGACTTCGACGACCGGCAGCGCGACCGGATGGTCCGCTACGTCACGGAGAAGTACGGCGACGAGTACACCGCCATGGTCAATACGTTCGGCCGGATCAAGGCCAAGAACGCGATCAAGGACTCCTCGCGCATCCTCGGCTACCCCTACGCCCACGGCGAGCGGATCACCAAGGCGCTGCCGCCGGACCAGAACGGCAAGCCGGCCCCGCTGGCCGCCGTCTTCGACCCCGCCCATGAGCGGTACGCGGAGGCCGCCGAGATCCGGCGGCTGTACGAGAGCGAGCCGGACGTGCGGCGGGTCGTCGACACCGCCCGCGGGGTGGAGGGCCTGACCCGCGGCACCGGTGTGCACGCCGCCGCGGTGATCCTGTCCAAGACGAAGCTCACCGACCGCATCCCGCTGCACATGCGCGCCGCGGACGGTGTGAAGATCACCGGGTTCGACTACCCGTCCTGCGAGGCCATGGGCCTGGTCAAGGTGGATTTTCTGGGCCTGCGGAACCTGGGCGTGATCGACCAGGCCATCGAGAACGTCCGGGAGAACCGGGGCGTCAGCCTGGCCACCGTGGACCCGCTGGACGGCGACCCGGCCACCGTCGTGATCCCGCTGGACGACCCGAAGACGTACCGGCTGCTGGCCGAGGGCAACACGTTCGGCGTCTTCCAGCTCGACGGCGGCGGCATGCGCGTCCTGCTGCGGCAGATGGAGCCCACCCGCTTCGAGGACATCGCCGCCGTCAACGCCCTCTACCGGCCCGGCCCCATGGCGGCCGACGCGCACACCAACTACGCCCACCGCAAGACCGGCCGCCAGGAGATCACCCCGATCCACCCCGAGCTGCGGGAGGCACTGGAGCCGATCCTCGGCAACACCTTCCATCTGCTGGTCTACCAGGAGCAGATCATGGCCATCGCGCGGGAGCTGGCCGGATACACCCTCGGCGGTGCCGACCTGCTGCGCCGTGCGATGGGCAAGAAGAAGCCGGAGGTACTGGCCGCGGAGTGGGACAAGTTCCACGACGGCATGCGGAGCAACGGGTTCAGCGAGGAGGCCGTCAAGGCCCTGTGGGACGTCATGCTGCCGTTCTCCGGCTACGCGTTCAACAAGTCGCACACCGCCGGGTACGGACTCGTCTCGTACTGGACCGCCTACCTCAAGGCCAACTATCCGGCCGAGTACATGGCCGCGCTGCTCACCTCGGTCGGTGACGACAAGGACAAGGCCGCGGTCTACCTCGCCGACGCCCGCAAGAACGGTGTCCGCGTCCTCCAGCCGGACGTGAACGAGTCCGTCGCCGAATTCACCGCCGTCGGCGACGACGTACGGTTCGGGCTGCGGTCCGTACGCAACGTCGGCGAGAACGTCATCGCGGCCGTGGTCGACGCGCGCCGCCGGGAAGGGAAGTTCACCTCCTTCGCCGACTTCCTCGGCAAGGCCGGCCTGCCCGCACTGAACAAGAGGGCCGTGGAGTCCCTGATCAAGGCCGGTGCGTTCGACTCCCTGGGGCATTCACGCAAGGGGCTCACGGCCGTCCACGAGGAAGCCGTCGACGCCGTCATCCCCGTGAAGAAGGCGGCGAGTTACGGGCAGGACGACCTGTTCGCCGGACTGGGCGGAGACGGGGCCGGAGCAGGGAGCGGCGGGCCGGTCTTCGGCCTCGACTTCCCCGTCGACGACGCGGAGTGGCCCCGCAGGCAGCTCCTGGCGACCGAACGCGACATGCTCGGCCTCTACGTCTCCGCCCACCCGCTGGACGGCGCCGAACACATCCTCGCCGGCGCCCGGGACTGCTCCATCGCCGAACTGCTCGCCTCCGGCCGCACCACCGGAGAGGTGCGGCTGTCCGGGCTGATCACCGGCGTCCAGCTCAAGGTGACCCGGCAGGGCAACGCCTGGGCCGTCGTGCAGCTCACGGACCGCGACGCGGCCGTCGAGGTGCTCTTCTTCCCCGCCGCCTACCAGCTCGTGCAGCACGCGCTGGCCGAGGACAACGTCGTCTCCGTCCAGGGCAGGATCGACGACCGGGACGGGACCGTGCATGTCTTCGGCCGGGAACTCGCGGTACTGGACGTGTCCTCCGCCGAGCACGGCGGCCGCCCGCCCGTACGGCTCGCGCTCCCCGCCCACCGGAT